From the Papaver somniferum cultivar HN1 chromosome 2, ASM357369v1, whole genome shotgun sequence genome, the window tagaatgataaatttttcgaacgttggcgttggagattgcgtagcagatttttgaccgttggtaagatatttttatctttcgaacgtttgaaattgaatgttaataacgggtttattttatacctatatataccagatgaattcctttcacattttcatatcattcgtttgtattcggcaacaaaaaaatagtatcacgaagaaaaaatagttttccatatttcaaatcattttgagaattttcatcgaatcgtttttaatgtcaacaccacgaatagcaagaggtccaaattttacgacaatcgaagatgtcacgatgtgtaaaattcatttatcaatatctcaagatcccggcgttggagccgatcaatcagagattgcgttgtggactcgtatcaaggatgatattgaagctcatttaccggataaaccagagcggtcttggagttcctggcaaaaacgatttcagggaataagtaaagaagtggcgttgttttcggcaaaacaggcggaagtggaaggtgaatatcatacgggatggggtccggaaatgaccgtgagtattctctctgttttgaaacaattattttctaatattgagatgcccatgaacctaattgtttttaaaaacattaacagctcgaagaagtaaacaaacggtttaaggaatgcaatcatggaagaaaatttaggcacgaagagtgctacccaattgtcatagaaaatataaaatataatcgtcgatcgacttttgtttttgatacgacgcacgatttggatagtagcgtgaataccgaggaagatggcactcaagtcgagtccggtaacgacacagataaaggagacatagagaatacataccttcgtcagatgggaaaaaaagcagctaaacgactgaagaaaaccgggcgagagacatccacgatgtttaaacttaaatgttggtgcgtctgaaaatgtaatgtcttcagtagcgtgcggcttatcatcttccactataggaaacctccctaacccggggacgtcgacctcctcaatttgaccggtagagattaagttgtaatcagcttcggtagatttttgtctcttgttggtcttttggcgaccactaaacctcgatataaacttgttcattctacgcacaaacatgttaaatacaatttcataattaaaagaccaatccacgaaccataatagacataaatttaaccgaacaaaatttcaacatcataaaattccataaacataaatttaaccaaaaaaataattatccaattaactatatttataaatatttataattaacaaaaaattcaattaaaatacgaaactaaattaacaaaaagataaattaaattaaatcacgtaactaaattaacaaaaaataattatccaattaactatatttataactatttataattaacaaaaaaataaattaaattacgaaattaaattaacaaaaaaatatattaaattaaatcacgtaactaaattaacaaaaaataattatccaattattaatatttataactattaaataaaaaaaaaattaaattaaattacgattaacccaattttaataagatttgattaacccaatatgaatatccaattagtaataaagtatgattcaattttcaacgtaaaaaccctaaataaattcgaacaaaaaatacattACCTGCGcatattattacacaaattgaaataaattcgaacaaaaaatacaatacatgatattattattacacaaattgaataaagaaagtagaaaatacataccttataatggagtttttagggtttttgtggagtttttagggtatctgtacggttggtagatgggaatggagaagaagaatatgaactgaagaggagccgtgaagcaaacaagaatatgaactgtgtaagaatatgaactgtggaagaaaatgaactgagaagaagaaggctcgtgtagaagagatgggttgtggttgggaaGGAGAGGCGGTATTGGTGGAAGGTGCGGTTCATTAAGATTACGCCCGATTTGATCGGACGGACAGGAGAGTACGCcataaccctaaaccctaatgaAACGGAAATTTTGGTTACGCCCGTATCAGGCGTAATAATTttttacgcctgacaaattcatcacgcggacagaagatgtccgtccgtacaactcatcacgcggacaccaaaattccgcccgtctgatctcacacgtgctgtgtgaccgtgtttaactcggacggaatttagttttacgtttcttcgagcggtcatttggaatccgtctgatcaacgggcggaatttaagattccgccccttACCAAACGTAATTTTTATTTACGCTTGATAAcaaacgtgatttatatttacgcccgtttgaaacgtaatttataattccgcccagaaatgaaacgtaactaatacttccgcccgtcttcatgcgtaaaactgttttacgcgcgaccaaatttggtcttctccccataacgtcacaatacagattaaactcatatttagtctttttttttggtctttgatctttgagtttagtcgtaccattgcagtcgctctaaaGGCTCAAAGTGGATTAGAGGCGTAAATTGAGTATCATAAAACCATTTAGTGCTAATCTTGTAGGGTCGGAATCACTAAGGTCGTGTTTGGCCGCTTGGATATCCTTATCCTAGGATGGGTTATCTAGATAAAATGGTTATATCGTGTTTGTCTTTCCTCAATTCCCAACTTGCGATAAGAATAAGAAAACCCACCGTGATTTTCGTATGAGGTGTGATTAAGGTATTCTCTCAGATACCTGTTTTTCCAATTTCCTCGCCAAGGGTAGAACTCCACAATCCCATTACCATTCCCACGAACCCATGATACCTGTATCACCATTACTAAACCCACGATAGGGTTTTTCATACCTTTGTGAATTTTCCAATTTCTTATATATACTGATGCAAAGCTATTGTTTCCACATAAAATTGGCACAAGCTTATTGTTTCCAATTTCTTAACAAATTCATCCCAGTAATTTATACGATTCAGTTTGTTACAAATCTGATTTGGTTTTTCTTACAGAGCGCTTTCATATCAAATCTGCAACAGATCAATTGCAAGTTACTggtatcatcttcatcctctttttttcttctcattactacatatgttttcttttgtttttatcaatTGCATGTTGGTGGTATCATCGTAATCAGATTAATGATTTAGGTTGTCTGTTGATAGTGGTTGGTATGACTTAAATTTGGGaaaggaattttttaaatttgattAAATTAGTAGGTAATTTTTTACATCTGATTCAATTTCTATGATTCAATTCATCCTAGTAATTTCTATGATTCAATTTCTTATCATGCAAATCTGATTTGCAAGTTGCTATAAAATCTGattcaatttgttttttttttacagagggttttcatatcatatctgcTAGGAATCAATTGCAAGTTACTGGTACCATATTcatcctctttctttttcttatcatCTTTGTTGATGCATGAatatttatccatcttcttattaTTGTGTATGttgtcttttgttttttttcaattgCATGTTGCTGATATCATCTTCATAGATTAATGATTTGGTTTttctgttgatagtggtttttcttCTCATTACTAcatatattttcttttgtttttatcaatTGCATGTTGCTAGTATCATCGCAATTATAATGATTTAGGTTGTTTGTTTATAGTAGGTTGGTATTACTTAAATTTGGGAAAGATTTTTTAGTAGATTTGATTGAATCAGTAGGTAATTCATTTTGTTTATGACAAGCTTTGTTTGAGTAATTACTAGCTTCCCAAGTTCACAGGGTTAAGCTTTGTTGTGTGGCCAAGTTTCCTGAAAAGTTTGTTTAGCAATAGCTTACATATTCAGTTGATTATAGAATATGGAGAGTGATCAATCATCCAACCCCCAAACTGGAAGGACAACTTGGACTCCTCCCATGGATAGACAGTTCATAGGTCTAATGGAAGACCAAGTGCAGAAAGGACAACTACTCGATGGTCAATTCAGCAAATATGCTTGGACACACTTTGTTGATAATTTCAAGCAGAGTTTTGGTTCTTCTTTTACCAAGGATGTGTTGAAAAATCGTATGAAAACTTAGAAGAAGAACTATGTTGCTGTGAGTACTCTTAGAGGTCAAATTGGATTTGGATGGGATCAGTCGCGAGAAATTGTGATTGCTGATGATGCTGTATGGGATGATTATATCAAGGTTTGTAATTTATGTTATTCTTTAACAATTGAATGaattttgattttcgttttgtatTTAGAAGATATGCTAATAGGAAAATTTTATAATTCCACTTGCAGAAGCATCCTGATGTCAAATGCTGTGGGACAAAGACCCTTGCTCACTTTGATGAGTTAGCTATTATATTTGGGGATAATAGGGCCAATGGAAGGTATAGCCGTTGTAGGAATGACAATACTGTGCAAGATGATGATGACCATGATAATGAAAATTTAGATAACACGCAATCTCCGGATACCCCTCAAGAACAGAATGAGAATGGATATAAATATAAGGATGAGGACTTGCGTACATCTGACACTCAAAAAAGGGCTCGAGCTTCAACAGGTCTGAATTCACGTCCTTTTAGAAAGACCAAAAAGAGTACAGGAGAAGGAATGGTAGATGCAATTCAGGTAATGGCAGCGGCTGTGAACAATGTTGCGactaagaaagaagaaaacaaaatttcatcatctttaGAGGCAAGTTTAGTGTCCGCACTCGAGGATGTACCAAATTTGGATGATGATACTTTTGTGCAGGCGCTAGATTTATTGGAAGATGAAAAGAAAGCTAAGATTTTCATCGCATTGACTGGGAACAGGAAACGACAGTGGTTGTTATCGAAGCTCAATATTCCCGCATATTATCCTTCCAATTTAAGTGACTAGGTGTCTGATAGGGTGAAGTTTGGCCATATAGTATTCTCAGGGATTTCGAATTGCTAGGTTAtatttaagtttcttttcatTTAGTAGTTTGTGTCAGAGATTTAATTTGGTTAATGTTTAAGTTTAGTGTTGTTATGGTACTGTAATAGTAGTTTTCCTTTCATTTTTCATGAACTATGTTCCTGCTCTATGAATTAAAttgaaatgtttttatttttaaagtttccatgttgatttttaattttcTGTGTGTTTTCTATTGATATAATGATTTTTAATCTTCTATATTCTTTCTGTTGGTAGGTACATATAAGATATCATAATATGGCGAGTTCTGACGATGAAGAAGATTTGGTAGTAGTTGTAACAGCATCCACAACAACACTAATTGCTGTTTATTGCCAATATTTTGTGGAGAAAACAATATGCCATGATTCAATTCTTAGTGGTGCAGCTCATGTAGATGAAGTCTTAAATGGTCATGATGCACGATGTCAGGATAGTTTTCGTATGAAAAAACATGTTTTCTTAAGATTATGTGATATGTTGAAAGAAAAGGAGTTACTTCGTCATAGTAATGGAGTTCGTGTTGAAGAAAAAGTAGCAATTTTTATGCTTGATGTTGGACATAATGAACGTAACAGGATACTTCAAGAGCGTTTTCAGCATTCAGGTGAGAAAATTAGTAGACATTTTAATGCAGGCTTGGATGCTATTGTTGCATTGGCAGATGATTTTCTTGTACCAGCAGGGCCTGATACCCCCACTGAAATCTTAGAAAACCCAAGATTTTATCCATACTTCAAGGTATTGCATATCTTCAACCAAGCTTTATCACATAAACTCAATTAGTTTTTGTTGTATATATAAATATGTTTGTATCCACAGCCAACTACTTTTTACTCGTATTCTTTTCATTATAGGATTGTATAGGAGCCATTGATGGAACACAAATACCAGCAATGGTTGGTCTCGACGAACAAGTCCCTTTTTGGTGCAGAAAAGGGTTCATTTCGCAAAATGTTTTAGTAGCTTGTTCCTTTGACTTACAGTTTCCGTATGTTCTAGCTGGTTGGGAAGGCTCGGCTGCTGATTCACGCATACTAGATTCAGCTCTAACAAGATGCGATAGATTAATTGTGCCCGAAGGTATAACGTGCTATCatatatttttcatcatttgttcAATTCATCATTTACTATCAAAGAAACCCTCCAGTTGAATTATGTGTTTGAAATTCCTAGAGCATGACATTTAATCTCATCTGTGaactatttttctgtttttttaatGATTATTCCTAGAGCATGATATTTAATCTCATCTGTGAGCATGACATTTTAATGATTATTGGGAACTATTTGTCTGTTTTTTTACACTTCCCATGTCTCAGTTCAGTGGTCTTCCGAGACCCACTTAATCTCATCTGTGAATCCATTTCATTGATACTCACGGGTGGCTCTCAGAAAAGAGCTAATAACTCATGGGTGGCTCTCAGTTCAGTGGTCTTCCAAATGGTAAACGAGTAAAATACGGGCAGTAACAAGGGTTTTGGTAGTTACTGTTGGTTTTAGCACTGCATTGCAATAGATGCCATTCCTATTCCTACTGTTGCAGGGAAAATTGTACAATGTTTGTACTTCATTTTAGAATGGGGAAGAAGATCCTATATGCAGTAGAGTCTATAATCACATTTATGTTATATCCACGGAGAGCTTGATTGATAACTTAGCCTTTTTTTGTTTGTACAGGTAAATTTTATCTCGCTGATGCAGGATTCGCCAATATGCCGCAGTTTATTACTCCATATCGTGGTGTCCGTTATCACTTGAAGGAATTTGGTGGAAATCGTCCAAAATGTGCAAAGGAATTATTCAATCTCCGACATGCATCGTTACGGAATGCAATTGAACGTGCTATCGATATACTTAAAAGACGCTTCACTATTTTGCAAATGCAGCCTCAATATCCATTCGAATCACAAGTGAAAATTGTACTTGCATGTTGCATCCTTCATAACCACATCCGCAGAGAGTGCATTAATGACTTGATTTTCGATGATGAGAACTTACTCTTTATTGGAAATATGTTGTTCCGGTTTTGGCTAGAGTGACGAAATTTAATCcgaattttcttttcttaaaaaaaaaacacatgtaAAATTCATTTCATAATCACTCACGCATAATTACCATTGTCAACATGGAATTCAGCTAACGGTTTGTAAGACAGAAAACGAGAAGAAAAATGAGAAGGTAAAATTTGGTCACTAATCTAACTTAATCAATAAGAACTATATTTTCTCTGTTTTCTCCCCTACTTTCGCCAGAACGTAACTGTAATCAATGACTCACTCAGAGATAAACCGAGAATCACTacttaaacctaaaactaagcaATTTGCGGACAAAGATCAACTATCAGATCAAGCCATAAATTGATATATTGTGTTAACATATCTGATAAGAACATGAGGTGAATGAGTATAAATGCAAACTCATGCTTCTCCCGAATGTTTATAAGTAGAATAAAAAATTGGATTTTTGTTTGGGCATGATCAATACTTTGACCTAAGTTTTTCTTTGACCTGGACGGGAACTCAATTTCATATTGCACCGTTGAGTGCTAAGCGAATCCTCTTTCCCATCAAGGGATGCAATGAAAAtaattttctattaaaaaaaaagaaaaaaaaagagagaaaaagccTTTTACACACCATCCAAAGAAGTAGGGAAAACGATAAAATCGGCCACTCACTCGCTGAATCCCGAAATTAGAGAATCCCCAGCACTCACCATTTGGTTAGAGTGCTTTTCCTTCAcattggaagaaaaaaagaaaaaactagtcTAGAAACTTCTTTTGTGCGTGAAAGAAAGAATCAGTTGGAGGGCAATCCCGTCCGGtgaaataaaagagaaaaaatttatCAATACCCTTATTAAGagtctcttcatcatcatcaaaacaaaaaataaaaaaaaaattagagagggaagaagaagagatgttgaagAAATGGAGTTTTATTATCATCATTACCACCATGGTTtctactttttctttttcttcttctttttcttcttcttcttcttcttcttcttcatcaacatcatcatcatcattttggTCTAATTCATTGATTGGAGACCAAACATTCACTCTCTCTTCTAATCAATCTCTTGAATTTGATATCTACCGCAATTCATGTGCAGATGCTGAGAGGATTTTAAGAACTACTCTCTTTCAACTTTATAAGAATCAATAGACTGTTGCTCCTGTACTTTTTCGATTACTCTTCCATGATTGCTTCATTGGGGTAAGATTCTTCACTTCTGTTAACTTCGGTTTCTCCACAAATATTGATATTTTTTCTATCAATTCCACAAATCCAGGAATTCAAGAACATTTAACAGGTTAAATTCCTTACTTGTTTTGTctgaaacaaaaacaaactaCACAGTACTAGAAATTTCAGAAGTGCATGGATCATTAAATGATCCAACCGTTAATCAAGGTTTTCTCGAAACGTAACTATATAAATTAACTAGGCTAAAGTAACACAAGTATCCTGGATCGATAGGAATTGGGGTGAATCGGTATGAATCGGTCTGAATATGTATATATATCAGAGTCTCGGTGATTGTTTTTGGTGTCTTTTTGGTTATTGTTGTTGTATGGGTCTTGATGTTTGTTGCTGCTTCTAGTTTTGCTGAGATCGAAGTTGCTGTCGgaaattttgattttgttgatgatgttgatgatgttaCCACTAAAGATGGATTTCTTTTAGACATAAGCCAAATCCAATTTTTGAATTTCATTCCCATGAttgaaacccataaaaaccagATAAATCCCAAATAAAAGTAAAACTTAACAATAAAGGAGATGGACTCTTGTACAACCCATATGAAACAAGtaaactaaaactaaaaatgaAAGAAGGGTACGATTGATCAAACTTTAATAACTAAGAACAATTGATCTAAGATATATACGTTAGTAAGGGTTGAGTCTTAAAGATCAAATTTTGAACTAAAACTGAAGAAAAAAGTTAACAAATAAAGTAGATATAAGTAATGATGCAGAGATTATAGATGGGTGGAAGTTGTCTTGCTCAGATATGCTCAAATCATATCTGGAAAAATAGATGGATTCCATTTATTCTCACTACTCTTAATACCCAAAATTGGTCTTGTAGTGTGGTTTATATTTCTCAATCAGGAACGGAACTAGAAATAATCCTTACCCCGAGCTTGACATTTTTCTTATCCCGGACTTAAGCCTAAAATTCCTATGAGTTTTATGATCCAACTAGAATTAGGCTTTGCaaaattgtttttttattttattttgggggtGGCCCTGGCTGTAGTTCCGCCCCTGTTCTCAATTGATTGATCATAATTAGTCAGGGTTGAGTCTTAAAGATGCGACTCTTTTCCAACCAAGCTTGCATCTTTTTCCAAgacgagaaaaagaaaaatcagagtTCACGCGTTACGCATGCAAAAACGATTAGTGACCCGGAAATTTTCTCCCCAAAATTCTCCAGCAACACACAAAATAGTGGGATTGTGTATCAGGAGAATATATCGGTCAGTCTAGCATCTGCTGAAAAACTTGGAACCGGGCCTTCTTTTCGCACAATTGCGGATACGAAAATAATGGGAAAATTGGATTCAATTGTCAACTGCTCCTATCGAAATAGGATTCGAGCCAAAGCCTGTAAAACGCGTGTTGCACATTGGTGACAACTCCCAAAGGTGGGAAAAACGAGGAAATCCCGCCCCTGCATCCCTCCGTACGAATCAGTTAGAGGACATTTACATCCTATTGGAAAAAATAGAACCCTTATAAGTCTCTTCTTctgcaaacaaaagaaaaagagaaagaagaaaagggaaattagagagaaagaagagatgTTAAATCTCAAGAAGAAATGgagtttgattttctttgttgcatCTCTAACCCTATCATTGATTACTGTAACTTCATCATCATCGACACCGTCATCATCATTTTGGTCTAATTCATTGATTGGAGACCAAAGTTTCAGTTTCTCTGCTAATCAATCTCTTGAATTCGATTTCTACCGAAATTCATGTCCACAAGCGGAACAGATAATAAGATTTACTACTTCTCAACTCTTCCGGAATCAATCTACTGTTGCTCCTGCACTTGTTCGATTATTATTCCATGATTGCTTCATTGGGATAAGATTCTTAACTAACCATGCTTTTGATTTTGACTTGGATTTTAgggtaattttgattttgatgtatTTCGtgattttggttttgttgtttttgatttcgtttttgatcgctgtcgtaggcgtcaaaaacaattacactttcttactactcaaaatatattatgaagcaagggcaagaaaggatcgttcccacaaagaggtcTTAGGTtgccaatatgtttcggtttcttatgtaaagctagggaggattttctgatttttatatactaaaataaaataatagcaaaaaaaataaataaaacaaaatcaataagattataatattggtcaaggattggttttcattcacaaacatgtatttgaaacaataactagaattgatatttaatctcaatttattaaaagtcctaggataccttgtcgaaagaatatcctgcaatttcctcttatcatcactgatacatgtaaaacgatgcaagtatgaattctaccaaaagaataacctaacaccttgcgcaaatcaagttcaattcccatgaagaattaagattcatgaaattatgcaaatcaatgcaattgaaatacattgcgcaaacaattcgaacaaaggtcatgattctcatatgattacaaggatatatcactataacctacaatcatatttatgctacttgtgttcaaggatcaTCGCTCGAAGATTaatcctaaactagcaatagatgtgattacaagttctaccaatttgcaacttgacaaaacaaacaatcaaatcatgttataatactacaaaactaattcattaaacccaaaaccatgttatgtgaaatccaactattccataaccaataataaaattaagtactcatgcttaaggagttcataacaagaagaaagagaaaaggtttcatgtttctaaaccctaaaacacaaagtagaagaagagattccTTTATACCCTTTCTTTCCTTCCCTGTCTAAACATAGGCTATTTGCTCGGCTGAAGCTtggcccaaaataattaaaacaaGCCCATCTTCAAGAGCCCATCAGATATGCCTGTCAGTTTTGCGAAACTGACAAGCTATTCAGCTCCACCAGTCATCTGGGATATCAAGCACTGAATTCTCTAACCACTGCTGCCACTCCATTCTATCCACACATCAACCAGCTCATTTCAGCTGCGCCATACGTTGCTTAATTGCAATTTCTCAGCCAACATACCAAATACCTGTAACTCATTCAAACCATCATTTTTAACACAACTGCAACACCACTATTTCCATCCTGACACAACCAGAAAACACCATGGCAACAACATCTCCATTGACTGCAGTTACACACTGCCTGTATCTTCTCAGCTCAAAAATGAGCTCTTAAACCTTTCTTGTTATTTCTTGCGAAAACGTGCCTAAAAGCGTGACTCGTAGCTCATATGTCCCGCGCCAAACTATTGCATCCAACACACTCTACCTTTATGATTCACTGAAATATTATGATCCCCACTTTCAATTCAGAAATCCGATAACCAGA encodes:
- the LOC113351908 gene encoding uncharacterized protein At2g29880-like produces the protein MESDQSSNPQTGRTTWTPPMDRQFIGLMEDQKKNYVAVSTLRGQIGFGWDQSREIVIADDAVWDDYIKKHPDVKCCGTKTLAHFDELAIIFGDNRANGRYSRCRNDNTVQDDDDHDNENLDNTQSPDTPQEQNENGYKYKDEDLRTSDTQKRARASTGLNSRPFRKTKKSTGEGMVDAIQVMAAAVNNVATKKEENKISSSLEASLVSALEDVPNLDDDTFVQALDLLEDEKKAKIFIALTGNRKRQWLLSKLNIPAYYPSNLSD